The Fervidibacillus albus genome contains a region encoding:
- the bcp gene encoding thioredoxin-dependent thiol peroxidase: MTVKLGEKAPDFQAVATNGEIVRLSQFQGKNVVLYFYPKDMTPGCTTEACDFRDAHEKFSELNAVILGVSTDPIERHKRFMEKYDLPFLLLSDEDHRIAETFGVWKPKKMFGKEYMGIERSTFIIDRDQTVVKEWRKVKVKGHVEEALSFIKEHL, encoded by the coding sequence ATGACTGTAAAATTAGGGGAAAAAGCTCCGGATTTTCAAGCTGTTGCGACGAATGGGGAAATTGTACGGCTGTCACAATTTCAGGGGAAAAACGTCGTATTATATTTTTACCCGAAGGATATGACCCCCGGTTGTACGACGGAAGCTTGTGATTTCCGCGATGCCCATGAAAAATTTTCCGAATTAAACGCTGTAATACTCGGCGTAAGTACGGACCCTATTGAACGGCACAAACGTTTTATGGAAAAATACGATCTTCCTTTCTTGTTGTTGTCCGATGAGGACCACCGTATTGCCGAAACTTTCGGCGTATGGAAACCGAAGAAAATGTTTGGAAAAGAATATATGGGCATAGAGCGTTCGACCTTTATTATCGATCGGGATCAAACGGTAGTGAAGGAATGGCGGAAAGTGAAGGTAAAAGGGCACGTAGAGGAGGCTTTATCTTTTATTAAAGAACATCTGTAA
- a CDS encoding cob(I)yrinic acid a,c-diamide adenosyltransferase, with protein sequence MKIYTKTGDQGTTSLISGKRVRKNDVRVEAYGTCDEANSMIGLAVSLLKGETFTEKEQFLQVFHEIQTLLFHVGAELATPEGKEVKWKLEESDITELELQIDRLEEKTPPLKTFILPGGHPAASTLHVARTVVRRAERLAVALPKVPPTVLKFLNRLSDFLFVAARYVNYTLGHDEVKLHEGM encoded by the coding sequence ATGAAAATTTATACGAAAACCGGTGATCAAGGAACGACATCGTTAATTTCTGGAAAAAGGGTACGGAAAAACGATGTACGGGTTGAAGCTTACGGTACTTGCGATGAAGCGAATTCAATGATCGGATTAGCCGTTAGTCTATTAAAGGGAGAAACGTTTACGGAAAAGGAACAATTCTTGCAAGTCTTTCATGAAATTCAAACATTACTTTTCCACGTCGGAGCGGAACTAGCAACGCCTGAAGGTAAAGAAGTGAAGTGGAAATTGGAAGAATCCGATATAACGGAGTTGGAGCTGCAAATCGACCGTCTCGAAGAAAAAACCCCTCCTTTGAAAACATTCATATTACCCGGCGGACATCCAGCAGCAAGTACACTCCATGTCGCTCGAACGGTCGTTAGAAGGGCGGAACGGTTAGCTGTTGCACTCCCGAAGGTCCCACCGACCGTGCTTAAATTTTTGAATCGATTATCGGACTTTTTATTTGTCGCCGCACGGTACGTCAATTATACGTTGGGACACGATGAAGTAAAATTACATGAAGGTATGTAG
- a CDS encoding ion channel has product MIVYSVLFLIVFIMAMSLRTLFLPNALQEKFISWQSFVYLLFIYSTLFLGFGLLYFLFMQIGFEILTENGETIKGRKVYELQTSFYFSGITLFSVGYGDVSPVGYGRLIAILEGMIGYTIPASFVVRTVIDFRRERG; this is encoded by the coding sequence TTGATCGTATATTCCGTTCTATTTCTTATTGTGTTTATTATGGCGATGAGCTTACGGACGTTGTTTTTGCCGAATGCTCTCCAAGAAAAATTTATTTCTTGGCAAAGTTTCGTCTACCTACTTTTTATTTATTCAACACTTTTTTTAGGCTTCGGGCTTTTATATTTTCTATTCATGCAAATCGGATTTGAAATACTTACGGAAAACGGAGAAACAATTAAAGGAAGGAAGGTTTACGAATTACAAACGAGTTTTTACTTTAGTGGCATCACATTATTTTCCGTCGGCTACGGTGACGTATCCCCCGTCGGCTACGGTCGATTAATCGCTATTTTAGAAGGGATGATCGGTTATACGATTCCCGCTTCCTTTGTCGTCAGAACGGTTATTGACTTTCGAAGGGAAAGGGGGTAA
- a CDS encoding D-2-hydroxyacid dehydrogenase: MDIVASFNRRQELQRDICDEFPNINFFFYKNMAELGSHIERAEVLITYGEDVTAQTILRAKNLKWIMVMSAGLEKMPFHILEQKGILVTNARGIHKIPMAEMAIGYLLQYTKRLSEFNQQQREGIWNRKLQMTELFGKTLLIVGAGAIGSQIAKYASIFGMKTIGVNRTGQIVEHFDEIFRMEELHNVLPKADFVLSVLPSTEKTKGIFGMDQFRLMKKEAVLINMGRGDAVNETELIDALERNEIAHAFLDVFQTEPLPNDHPFWKMEKVTITPHVSAITPQYLPRAFEIFRENLTLYLQGKRPLKNEIDLNRGY; this comes from the coding sequence ATGGACATCGTAGCATCCTTTAATCGAAGACAAGAATTGCAGAGGGACATTTGTGATGAATTTCCGAATATAAATTTTTTCTTTTATAAAAACATGGCCGAACTTGGATCCCACATCGAGCGAGCAGAGGTGCTCATTACTTACGGGGAAGATGTGACGGCACAAACGATTTTGCGTGCGAAAAATTTAAAGTGGATTATGGTCATGTCCGCGGGATTAGAAAAAATGCCCTTTCATATATTGGAACAGAAAGGGATTCTCGTAACGAACGCTCGGGGTATTCATAAAATACCGATGGCGGAAATGGCAATCGGCTATTTATTACAATATACGAAACGGCTTTCAGAATTTAATCAACAACAAAGGGAAGGGATTTGGAATCGAAAACTTCAGATGACCGAATTATTTGGAAAAACGTTACTGATCGTAGGAGCTGGAGCCATCGGGAGCCAAATCGCCAAATATGCATCCATCTTTGGTATGAAAACGATTGGAGTTAATCGAACCGGACAAATCGTTGAGCACTTCGACGAAATTTTTCGAATGGAAGAGCTTCATAACGTTCTACCGAAAGCGGATTTTGTCCTATCGGTTTTACCGAGTACGGAAAAGACAAAGGGTATTTTTGGGATGGATCAGTTCCGATTAATGAAAAAGGAAGCGGTGTTGATCAACATGGGTAGAGGCGATGCGGTAAACGAAACGGAGCTGATCGATGCACTGGAAAGAAACGAAATTGCCCACGCCTTCCTCGATGTCTTTCAAACGGAACCGTTACCGAACGATCATCCCTTTTGGAAGATGGAAAAAGTTACGATTACACCCCATGTTTCGGCAATCACACCCCAATATTTGCCGAGGGCCTTTGAAATTTTTCGTGAAAACTTAACCCTTTATTTACAAGGAAAAAGACCTTTGAAAAACGAAATCGATCTTAATCGGGGGTATTAA
- a CDS encoding FUSC family protein, with protein MKLGARILKTGMAIVLALFLAELLKLPSPVFAAISAIFAIQPSIYRSYLTIIEQIQGNVIGAIIAIVFVLLFGNHFLIVGLAAVVLITIHLKLRIDKTIPLSLVTLIVIMETRNNEFITFSIIRFSTIMLGIFSAFFINLILYPPKYETKLYTSISDITNGILQWVRLNNHQATDFILLKKQVDRFKEQLVQTDQMYLLYKEERTLSKKHSQEKLRKLVIYRQMITASKKALDLLKEMAKVDSQLGSMPPSFHERIRAISEQLIASHELLVLRYIGKAVQTHETEMNNYEEIRHSLLKLYREYQQLNQTDEADCIMLQLVASFMDYKDQLVHLEILLNSFRSYHREDQPRIKDESI; from the coding sequence ATGAAACTCGGAGCACGAATTTTGAAAACAGGGATGGCCATTGTCCTCGCCTTATTTTTAGCCGAGCTATTAAAGTTGCCATCTCCCGTATTTGCAGCAATCTCAGCCATTTTTGCCATTCAACCTTCCATATACCGTTCATATTTAACGATTATTGAACAAATTCAAGGGAATGTAATCGGTGCAATCATTGCAATCGTTTTTGTTTTATTGTTCGGAAATCATTTTTTGATCGTCGGTTTAGCAGCGGTTGTTTTAATTACGATTCATTTGAAATTGCGCATCGATAAGACAATTCCCCTCTCCCTTGTCACATTAATTGTAATTATGGAAACGCGGAATAACGAATTTATCACTTTCTCAATCATCCGTTTTTCGACGATTATGCTGGGGATTTTCTCCGCCTTTTTCATTAACCTGATCTTATATCCACCGAAATACGAAACGAAATTATACACATCGATTTCGGATATTACAAATGGCATTTTACAATGGGTGCGATTGAACAATCATCAAGCCACCGACTTTATTCTTTTGAAAAAGCAGGTAGATAGGTTTAAGGAACAACTTGTACAAACGGACCAAATGTATTTGTTATATAAGGAGGAAAGAACATTATCTAAAAAACATTCACAGGAAAAACTTCGGAAGCTCGTCATATATCGACAAATGATCACTGCGAGCAAAAAAGCTTTAGACTTATTGAAGGAAATGGCAAAGGTTGACAGTCAACTTGGATCGATGCCCCCGTCCTTTCACGAACGCATTCGAGCCATTTCCGAACAGTTAATCGCTAGTCACGAACTTCTCGTGTTGCGCTATATCGGAAAAGCGGTACAAACACACGAAACAGAAATGAATAATTATGAAGAAATACGGCATAGTTTACTAAAGTTATATCGGGAATATCAACAATTGAATCAAACGGATGAAGCGGATTGTATCATGTTACAATTAGTGGCTAGTTTCATGGACTATAAAGATCAATTGGTCCATTTAGAAATTTTATTAAATAGTTTCCGCTCCTATCACCGAGAAGATCAACCGCGCATTAAGGATGAGTCGATTTAA
- a CDS encoding DUF402 domain-containing protein, protein MHIPEKGETIQIHSYKHNGLIHRIWSETTVLKGTKTLLIGANNRTTVTESDGRIWITREPAICYFHSRYWFNIIGMLRSDGIYYYCNLSSPFVIDGKALKYIDYDLDIKVFPDFSYIILDEDEYDAHRKEMGYPDVIDQILKMHMDKLIEMIQQKQGPFEPGFIDNWYGRFLMLNEHFHK, encoded by the coding sequence ATGCATATTCCCGAAAAAGGAGAAACGATCCAAATCCACAGTTACAAACATAACGGTCTTATTCATCGAATTTGGTCTGAGACGACCGTATTGAAGGGAACAAAAACGTTATTGATCGGTGCCAACAACCGGACAACAGTGACTGAATCGGACGGAAGAATTTGGATTACACGGGAACCGGCCATTTGTTATTTCCATTCCCGCTATTGGTTCAATATTATCGGTATGTTACGTAGCGATGGAATTTACTATTACTGCAATCTCAGTTCCCCGTTTGTTATCGATGGGAAAGCGTTGAAATATATTGATTACGATTTAGATATTAAAGTTTTTCCGGATTTTTCATATATTATTTTGGATGAAGATGAATACGATGCCCACCGCAAAGAGATGGGCTATCCGGATGTGATCGATCAAATTTTAAAAATGCATATGGATAAATTAATCGAAATGATTCAACAAAAACAAGGTCCGTTTGAACCAGGGTTTATCGACAATTGGTACGGCCGATTTTTAATGTTAAATGAACATTTTCATAAATAA